TCCCGGCAATAGCTGCGCGGTTCgcctctgctgtttttgctgcCCCTGCCCCACAGGAGGCACCTGCCAGCTGACTGCATGAAGACACGATAGTACAAATCCAGCGAGTGATGCAAACCAGCTGCGCAGGCCACAGGAGGCTGGCCTGCATCGGCGGCCAAAATTGCAGCTGGCCCCTGCCAGGGGCTCTGCTGTGCACGTGAGAGGTTTATTTCTGTCACAGATATTTTTAAGTGTGCGTTCggctctctcaccctcactgatTGGACTGAATTACAGCCCTCCTCTGTGCGTGGATATTGTGGCACTGGAGTCTGTGCAGGATGTGTCTCCAGTATGGTTGTTGCGGTCATTTCGGTTGtcatgcacatttattttgcagtagCTCACATGTATTTCGAGATGGGGGCTAtttctgtttgtgcatttgAATGCAAACCATTGTACCCAGTGGTTTCCCCTGTCTGAGATGCAAATCTTCCCTAGGATTAGGCTAGTTTTGCCACGGGATTCTCTGAGGTCCTCTCAGGCATTTTTGGAAGCGAATCACACTCTGTAGCAATTGTGGGCTTGTGCTGGGGTAGCTTTTTGGAGGAGAGGACATCTCCTGCTCATTTTGGGTGAAGGCCTGGGAGAGCGTGGCGGGGAGAGCGTGTGGGTGTCATgggtgtgtccctgtgtgtgctgcacCAGCGCAAGGCTGTAATTGTGGCCTGGGGTCTGGAATCAGTGAGTTTTTCCGCTCCGTGTGTTTGCGCATGGACGCGGACGCGTGtctctctgtactgtgtgtctgcaccTGTGAAGTGTGTTTCTGCTCGCGCCAAACTGGTTGCTGCGGTGGACATGAAAAGACGtgattctgtgctgtgcaggcATATGTTTCCAGCTTGTGTTTAACATGCCTGTACAAACAGGGATGTCTGTATTCTGTCTGACCATCACAGTGTCTTCCAGCTGTTAGCCCTTTATAAACCACCAGAAGATGAGGTTCAGGGCCTGCTCGCAAGTGAACTCATAGACATGCGGCATCACCTCTATGCTTAGGAAAGCCACACGCATGTACTTCTCTGCCATGGCCATTAGTAGTTTAAACTGTtaataaaattgaaaagaaCTGTGCTGCAATTCCATAACTACTGCATGGTAATTATGGCCTCTTTTTTAGGTGTGTATGTAGgtttgtgcgtgtatgtatgcatgtatgtgtgtgtgtgtgtgtgtgtgtgtgtgtatgtctgtgtgtgtgtgcgtgtatgtgtgtatgagtagGAGAGTGGAGGCTACTGTGTGTCTCACAACCTCAGTTTGTCCTTGACTCTGGGATCAGGTTTGGGGTGGAGGGGAAGCAGGGGGAGGGCTGGCCTGGCTGGGATGGGGTGGAGAGGAAACAGGCCGTGCTGAATGCGGCCTTCCGCTACCTGGACACTTACAGAGAGCTactgcaggaggagggagagaaagccaACAGCTTCCCTAAGGTACtgaaaacacatgtacacacacacacacacacacacgtaaaccCAGACATGCAAATACCGTGGCCCCACTACAAGTTGAAACCTAACACTGTAAGACTGTAAGACTGTAACCTAGCAGTTGTGTTTGTTACCTCTCGGTAATGCAGCGATGTTGTCTGCAGATATCGTTCTTTGTGGTCTGGTTCTCTGGACTGTTGCTACGGGCACAATATAGGCCAATCTGCACATGTTGAAGTCCAGGAATTGACTTGAAATATGATCTTGGCCATATTTTTAATGCCTGACTTTTCTTTTTCCCGAacctccctttccctccttttctctcattccctgtatctctgtgtttcttaCTGTCTTCCCTATCCCATTCTTGTTCATCCTCTGTGCCATTTCCCTCACCatattctctgtctctctctctctctccaccctctgtCCTTCTCCGTCTTTCTCACTCTATCTCATCTGCTTAACCCAATACTATTTtatctccctcttctctctctctctccctctctctctctctgtctctctctctcacacacacacacacacacacacatacataccttTTCTCTCTTATTCattgtctctctcattctctctctctcacacacacacaaacacacacacacactctaagGAGCTGTACCTGAGTGCTGCGCAGGAGCTGAGCCGATACCCAGAACTGGTGGAGGACGTTCTGAAGCTGCAGCGCTGGACTGAGATTCTGCAGAGCCCGTGAGTGAAGTACTAATCCTCAGCACAGGTGCTCCACTGGCACAAAAGTACAAGGATCCTTGTCACCACTGTACTGGGACAGTGTGTaatgacagaagaaaaaaaaaattcaaggcATAACAATGCTAGTACTCTAGAAGCCACTACACTGTTACAGTTCTATTCTGTCACACAAGTTCACCAATCAACCActtattgttttggttttattcGTTCAGATACAGAAGTGACTGTCTAAACAGTTTTTAACACTGGTATCAGTGAGACCCTGGAGATACAACTCCAATGTAGTGGGTCTGTGGCCCATTGTGCTGAAACCCCAACGGCAGCACAGCATGATACACTCATGTCAAAGTGCAGTTAAGTGGAAGCCCACCCTGTAATGGAAGgtccttttgaaatgtaaaggcAAAGTCCTCATGACGTACAGTCCCTGTTTGCCAGCTGCTAAACACACACCCGTGTGATGGCTCTCCTGCACCGCCATGCCAAACACTCAAAGTGCCAGCCCCTTTGCATTGAGGTGTTCCTTGTAGCCTAATCCCCCATGACGCAAATcttgtccctctctccacatCTCTCAGGACTGAGGAGGACAGGGATAGCAAGAAGAAGCAGGTGCGACCCCTCTTCCGGCACTTCCGACGCATAGATGCCTGCCTGCAGCCCCGTGAGGCCTTCCGTGGGTCTGACGAAAGTGAGTGACATGTCACAACTAGCAgggacaggagtgtgtgtgtgtgtgtgtgtgtattcagatTTAACTACCAGTTCACACTTGATTGAGAAGTTAAGTGATTTCAGAACAACTGACAATCTTGGACTAGAATTTTCCAACTCTAGACAACAAATATTATAGTATGATACTGGTATATGAATTGTTTTAGCTGGGTTCAGATATGATTGCTGATAAGCTTATGATCTCTGAGGTGAAGTAGGTGTGGTGtttgtggagtgtgtgtttgtgcaggtgtcTGCCAGGTGTATTTACACAGCACAAAGGTGGactgtgtgtaggtgtgtgtgcctgagtgtgcaTCTAAATGCGTCCATGCAGTGAAGCATGTTATGGTGcattgtgtttgtctgtctggctgtttgtgtgtgtgtgtgtgtgtgtgtgtgtaagtgtgtgtttgcatgtgtttgtgtgtgtgtaagtgcacgTGTATGAGGCGGGCACAGTGCACTCAGACCCTGTGCTTGCACGTTCAGTCTTCTGCAGGGTGTACATGCCGGACCACTCGTATGTGACCATCCGCAGTAGGCTGTCGTGTTGCGTGGGAGAGATCCTGGCGCTGGTGCAAGAGAAACTGCAGTACAGCGAGGAGCAGCCCAGGCGACCAGGGACTCTCATACTGGTGGCTGTCACCTCTTCTGGAGGTAAGACCTCAGTCTACACAGAGAAACCATCATCTTCGCAGATGGACAATACTAAAACAGCCATAGATATAGAACTATCAGAATTAGTGAACTCTAACTACAATCACAGGAGCTCCTATTGCATATAAAAATTTCATTTGGGTTGAAAAATGGGCATCAACTAGGGCGCATGCAGGAGCATGtgtgcagacacatgcacaaactgtTCAAGCAACACACAATGCACAAGCAAAAAACCCcagtacatatacacaaacacaattactATGCGTAATGTTACAAATGGTCACACCCATTTGctgtcagacacacatatacgcacaaGCCTGGTAACAGTGAAAAGGGTATCATCATGCTCTACTTACAGAGATCAAGAGAGTTAatgttatctgtgtgtgcgtgtctgcagAAAAGGCAGTGTTCCGTCCCAGTGATGAGGCTGTGTTCACCACTCTGGGCATTAATACCCACCTGTTTGCCTGTGAGCCACACGAGCTGGACACCCTGGTAAGAGACAAGGGGATTGttaggggaggggggcactgaAGAGGCTGtagagcagaggagggagagaaaggagacatACTGTAGGAGACACAGAGTGAAAAGGAAGATACTGAGGGAGATAGATACAGCTTGGTGAGGATATATACTGAGGGAGGTAGCGTATGGAGAGGGTATATACTGATGATACAAACTGAAGAGGGGATGTAACAGAGTAAtagagtgtaaaaaaaaatgcagcaaaaggaaaaataacatcCCTGAGACTTATTTCCTGTGAGTCTGACTGTTGTCACCCTTCCCCTGTTGCTCAGCTGCCATTACCAGAGGAAATCCACTGGACTCCTGGCGACAGCAAACTGCATGACATGAGCGCTGAGGAGGTGTCGAATCAGCTGGTGGCGTTCGACTGGGAGCTGTTCAGCTGCATTCATGAGGTTGGCAGGCAGGCCAGTGAAGTTCAGTTGGAAGGGCTGCACTTGAGTGTCTGTTAGCAGTTATTTTTGCATTACTGAGTGATGTTTGTCTTTGAAGGAAtagtgtttgaaatgcagtaGAGTAAAATATGGAACTTTCTATTCACAAGGTTATTAGGGCATTAGACTGGCAAATGTTTGACTGTGGATTCTTACAGGAGTGCTAAATTTATGACATGATCTAGactgtaatggaaaaaacaagTGGAGCCACACTAAATCAAatcataaataatgcaatgatgATCCGCCAATCCTCTGCCTTCTTGTCTGGATGAAAAGAACGCTGCCCCTAACCAGAGGTCCTTTCTGGTGTGTCTGACGACAGGTGGAGTTTGTGTCCTATGTGTTCCATGGGGAGCAGGCTCGCTGGCGCCCCCTCAATCTGGAGCTGGTACTGCAGCGCTGCAGCGAGGTGCAGCACTGGGTTGCCACAGAGATCCTGCAGTGCCAGTCTCTGCCGAAGAGGGTCCAGCTCCTTCGCAAATTCATCAAGATTGCAGCGCTGTGAgttggggagaggggtggggatggggggtgaAGGAGGGTGGGGGATTGCCACTGGCACTGGCCTCAAGAACTGAGCAGCCCACATCAGATGTTGGGGGCAGAAataagcagtgtgtgtgtgttttcaggtgtaAGCAGCAGCAGGACCTTCTCTCCTTCCTGGCGGTGGTTCTGGGCCTGGACAACCCAGCGATCAGCCGGCTTCGCCTCACTTGGGAGGTAACCTGGTGCTAATATgctcacacagactgcacacattCACTAGTAATGTggctacacaccacacactagTTTTGTGTTGTGCGTAGGATGGGGGTTCATTGTGGCTTCCACTCTGAAGGAGGATATTGATTTTAAAAGCCTGGCTGAATGGCACTGAGCACATTTTGCCCCTACAACCCACTTTATGAAGGAGTAGCGTGCagatggtgtgtatggtgtgacCTTTGTGCAGTGCCTTTAGCACCTACTCGAGCCTACACGATACAGGCTCAAAACTGAGGGCTGGTGAAGCAGCTGCTCCATTTACAATCAGTGGCTATTGTATAAAAATTTAAAGGCTGCCCTTGACGAATTTCCCTGCCAGGCAAAATTGGTAACGTAACAATTTGGAGACAGACCTGTGTGAAAATTGAAAGTTCCATCCATGAAAGGCGCCATGTCTGCCGCTCTGTCTAGTGTCGTGTTTACGAGCCTGGACTGCGTGTGTCTTTCAGGGGTTGCCGGGGAAGTTCAAAAAGCAGTTTCAGCAGTTTGAAGGCATTGCGGTGAGTAACGGAGGAATGTAGGACCTGGGAATGGGCATCTGagtgactgcagtgctgtgagagTGACAGCATATTTGTCCTTATCCTGTAGGATCCCTCAAGGAATCACAAGTCTTACCGGGAGCTTGTGGCTAGCCTAAGGCCACCTCTCATCCCCTTCACCCCACTGCTGCTGAAAGGTGAGCAACATACACGCTcgcatgcgtgcatgcacacatacacacgcacaaatgcacacatgcggagacacatgcatttacacacacgtgtatatacacatgcattcatatacacacacagtcacacatactTTTTGTCTCTCTTACGTGAAAATATACCTTATACATTACATATCCCATATTTCTCACACAGAGtcttatatttgtgtatttgcacatacatgttttcatgcatCCCACAACACACGTATGCAAATGATATGCAAAAAAGAGGTGAAATGAAATATCTTGATGAAAGCACAGGAGAATTAGTGTACACAGAATGTCTCTATCCTGTCAGATGTACAGTGAGCAGCCTTTGCTGATGATCACATGGTTAAGGCTTAAAACTGGTTATGTGTCTAAGCTGGCTGTTGATGAGCTAGTGAAGCACAAGCATTGCATTGGGATTTCATGTTTATATTGTTGTGGTGttagagagaaaaacaaaaaagaggtGGTGCTGCCTTTTGCATCAAGTGCAGCTGTAGGATCAGGTTACACATGACACATGTTGTctacccccccacacacacagaaggggaTGAACAGCAGGGCACCAGGGTGATCTCACAGGGGACATCGATAATGAGCGGGACCTTCTGTCCTCCCCATGTCAGGAGATTAAACCGGTGGGATTATGGATTCAGATGTGGCACGATTGTTGAGGACATTCAAGTCCTCAAAGTAAATGGAAACATTAAACGCGTAAATCTCTGCGCCAACCACATGGGACAGTGCTTTCATGCCACTCAACCTCACCCCAGCCCCTCCTCTGCATGAGTTTCACCGTCAGCCTCATGACTGCCTTGTGCTTGTTCTCTCTGCCCTGAGACTCACTGTGTGCCCAGCTGGCTGTGAGACGTTCCCAGGGCAGCAACATCCCTGTAGCTTCGTGATGGCATGTTGAATAGGTGGAGGCCTCTGGCCAGCCGGGCTCACCCTTCTTTGGACTGCCTTCTGCACCCTGCCGGTGCAGTGGCAGCTTTTAGACTCCGCAACCCCCTGCAGATATGTAATGGCTTGGTGCTGATCTTCCTGGGCCTGTCAGAACAAGATTCTGGTGTTCAGCCCCACTCCATCGAGTGTGTGGAAAGACAGTTATTCGGAAGAGGCCCTGGCACTCACGTGGGATGAGCCTGAGGACTTCCAGGATTGGCAGGACACTCAGGGGGCCCATGTGAGGAGCAGCAAGGCTTCCCTGCCTACTCCGGATGGCCTCTCTCATCCTTCCTCTAAGGCTCAAATCAAATCCTCTTCCACCCTCCACCTCTGGCCCCTGCCCCACCACAGAATTCCAATTACTTGTTAAAATAGTTTCACAGGGCATGAAAGGGCATGCTCCTTCATCTTTGCACTGTCTGCACTGGAGACAATACAGGTGTAGGGAGAGCATTTACTAACAGTTATGTAACTGTTCCTCCAGTTCACATCTGTCCTACTCATTCAGCCcattttctgtctgcttccaCAGACCTGACCTTCCTCCATGAAAGCTGCAAGACCTTCCATGGGGAGCTGGTCAATTTTGAGAAGATGGTaaacttcctttttttttggttttaaaaatgtgtttttgcagcatGAGGTGTAGTGGCTATAGCCCTGGACTCTGGGCCTGATGGTTATGGGCTTGAATCCAAAGTGGTCTGCTGCTGGCCGACCACATAACGAAGCTCTGCTGCACTTACAGTCATACTGTGTTCAGAATCTCATTACATCAcacgcatttagcagatgatcttattCAGAGTGGCtcccagcacaatagaacataaatgcatccattcaagttaaaagaGCAACACTggcagaccaggctaacaacactcacagaccagtgagtgtgagcataacaccattcaagccctaccacaagttaacttgtgcagcctgatgaggcaacagaagccaagtacactacgaTACATTAGTCACTAGAACACATAATCCAAAGTACATCACAATATTACacctaaaataaacatcaaatcctGGAGGTAGCAGGTATTATGGGGCAGAGATTGAGGTATAACcaagaggtgggtcttcattCTGTGATCAAAGATGGCCAgcgattctgctgtcctaacctccgcggggagttcattccaccactgagagaCCAGTGCAGGCAGcgatcgtgtctgagaggaacGACCCCATCGGGATGGGACAGTCGGTTGTCCTGTAGATGGAGAGCATAGTGATCTCATATGGCACTTTCACACACCCTCTGCTCAGCCTCTCTTGTGCCCTCTCTCTTCAGCACAAAGTTGCAGAGATGGTGAGGAGCATCAGGCGCTACAGAAGCGTGCAGTTCGGTGAGTTTCCTGCATCGTTTATGCCTTTGAAGGCCAGCTCCGAACGTTCCTACAATGTTGCTGAAATATTGCAGCAGTGTTTGGTAGAGAAAAGGTTGATCTGAATATAGACTTGGCTTTTGGTGATCTCAGGAATAGCTGTGCTGAGTTTCGCTGTCCTCAGGTTAAGGTGTAGGATTTTTGTAACAAGCCTGTACAAGgtggagacaatgcagacacacacgcaagcacaaattcatacacacatgcatacaaatgctGGCATGCTAACAGAGTGAGTCAATTGTGTCTTATTTACCAGGGGCTTAAGGACCACAAGATTATTGAGCTCTACTTGCACTATTTATAATTCCACATGTTCTAAGAGATCTAAGAGTTCTAagagatgtatttattttgtatctaAGAGATActacataaatacagaaatatatgaaTGGACatacatgaacaaaaaacataaaaaacagtaaacatgaaagtaaatgagaacaaaaaaagaaaaagagcagaaaatacCAATTTCCCATGtttaaatcattcattcaatcaAAAAATGTTGGTATgatcaagaaaatgaaaaacgtTCCCTAAAAGCAGAATAATAAACTGGATCACAAGGACAGATTTGAAGCTTCAGTGGAGTGAGGAACCTTCAGGCAATTTGGGAGTTTCCTCTAGGCAACACTATCAAGATCATACACTGACCCAAGTAAatatgcgcacatgcacacgcacgcacacacacacacctggcacTGAGATTCTGTTCCTGCAGTTATGCACTGTTGTGGTAACACACCAAGGCACTCAGGAAAGcgtggaaaaaaacactctcatTGACATCCCCGACTCCACCCTT
This genomic stretch from Megalops cyprinoides isolate fMegCyp1 chromosome 1, fMegCyp1.pri, whole genome shotgun sequence harbors:
- the LOC118780760 gene encoding rap guanine nucleotide exchange factor-like 1, with protein sequence MPAGMKPLEKFLKKQTTALTRAGGFGDKATGTGATRRRASLSRVVPFFRETSPESGPAREMFSPETEEPPCWPPVAADIRSPSLSSDEQSSEGSVEPTWTPLPADTPENIALALLDCMAGGRRHGSYTETLLDDFMLTHPIFLASDRFQQILLQQFGVEGKQGEGWPGWDGVERKQAVLNAAFRYLDTYRELLQEEGEKANSFPKELYLSAAQELSRYPELVEDVLKLQRWTEILQSPTEEDRDSKKKQVRPLFRHFRRIDACLQPREAFRGSDEIFCRVYMPDHSYVTIRSRLSCCVGEILALVQEKLQYSEEQPRRPGTLILVAVTSSGEKAVFRPSDEAVFTTLGINTHLFACEPHELDTLLPLPEEIHWTPGDSKLHDMSAEEVSNQLVAFDWELFSCIHEVEFVSYVFHGEQARWRPLNLELVLQRCSEVQHWVATEILQCQSLPKRVQLLRKFIKIAALCKQQQDLLSFLAVVLGLDNPAISRLRLTWEGLPGKFKKQFQQFEGIADPSRNHKSYRELVASLRPPLIPFTPLLLKDLTFLHESCKTFHGELVNFEKMHKVAEMVRSIRRYRSVQFALDMEPSPSHLQTKAYVRQLQVIDNQNLLFNMSYKVEPKDV